A stretch of the Bacillus sp. FJAT-18017 genome encodes the following:
- a CDS encoding YitT family protein, whose product MEYIYILTGSAVVALSFNLFLLPNRIASGGVSGISTITDAAFGWEPAFVQWSLNIPLFIAGVLLLGRQFGIKTLIGTIFLPLVVFASANLEPWTNDPLLGALFGGVGVGLGLGIVFRGRASTGGTDLAAQIMHKYTGLTLGRCVVLIDGLIVLAASLVFDIERGLYALIGLYVTSKTIDLVQVGFGTSKMAMIITSKQEEVREGILNKIDRGVTRLSAYGGYTDAEKPVLMCVVDQWEFTKLKQLVKTIDPTAFVIVMDAAEVLGEGFKRE is encoded by the coding sequence ATGGAATATATATACATACTAACTGGCTCCGCTGTTGTCGCATTATCCTTTAATTTGTTCCTTCTTCCGAATCGAATCGCTTCCGGAGGAGTCAGTGGAATATCAACCATTACCGATGCGGCATTCGGGTGGGAACCGGCATTTGTACAGTGGTCGTTGAATATCCCGCTGTTTATTGCGGGTGTTTTGTTGCTTGGCAGGCAGTTTGGTATTAAGACTCTTATCGGCACAATATTTTTGCCTTTGGTTGTCTTTGCTTCGGCAAATCTCGAGCCATGGACGAATGACCCGCTTCTCGGTGCATTATTTGGAGGAGTAGGAGTCGGGCTTGGCCTCGGCATTGTTTTTCGCGGCAGGGCTTCGACAGGCGGGACAGATCTTGCAGCCCAGATCATGCATAAGTATACCGGCTTGACCCTTGGCCGCTGTGTCGTATTAATTGATGGGCTTATAGTTCTTGCTGCATCACTCGTCTTTGATATTGAAAGGGGCCTTTACGCTCTAATTGGCCTGTATGTAACAAGTAAGACAATCGATCTCGTACAGGTTGGCTTTGGAACTTCGAAAATGGCAATGATTATAACGAGTAAACAGGAAGAGGTCCGCGAAGGTATTCTAAACAAGATTGACCGGGGGGTAACAAGGCTGTCTGCATATGGTGGATATACCGATGCAGAGAAGCCGGTCCTGATGTGCGTTGTTGATCAATGGGAGTTCACAAAATTGAAACAATTAGTTAAAACCATTGACCCAACCGCTTTTGTCATTGTAATGGATGCTGCCGAAGTGCTTGGAGAGGGTTTCAAACGGGAGTGA
- the cccB gene encoding cytochrome c551, with protein sequence MNKKLITLIMGASMVLAACGGDSGGGDSASADPQKLYEQKCSGCHGVDLSGGSFPELTKVGSKYSKEEIEKIIVDGKGGMPPGLYKGEEASKVAEWLSQKK encoded by the coding sequence ATGAACAAAAAGTTGATTACCTTGATTATGGGTGCTTCCATGGTGCTTGCTGCCTGTGGCGGTGATAGTGGCGGCGGCGATTCCGCGAGCGCGGATCCCCAGAAACTATACGAACAAAAATGTTCAGGCTGCCATGGTGTTGACCTGTCTGGCGGGTCTTTTCCAGAGCTTACAAAAGTGGGCAGTAAATATTCAAAAGAAGAAATTGAGAAGATCATCGTGGATGGAAAAGGCGGTATGCCTCCTGGCCTTTATAAAGGTGAAGAGGCATCCAAGGTAGCAGAATGGCTTTCACAAAAGAAATAA